A part of Oncorhynchus kisutch isolate 150728-3 linkage group LG2, Okis_V2, whole genome shotgun sequence genomic DNA contains:
- the LOC109908474 gene encoding tropomodulin-4-like — translation MSKSDPRDIDEDAILKGMSPEEIEALECELQEMDPENAILPAGYRQRDQTKKSPTGAFDRDALLDHLEKTALEHEDRDDLVPFTGEKKGRAFVPKEGHGKIPDHEQITLEPELEEALKNATDAEMCDIAAILGMYTLMSNKQYYDALGTTGTIANTEGINSVVKPDAFKVFPDEPPNPTNVEETLQLIQKNDSSLFDVNLNNIKDVPIPTLKEIFEAMKGNTHVEYLSIAATRSNDPVAYAVAEMLQENTTLQSLNIESNFITCEGMNAIVKAMANNNTLTEIKIDNQRQKLGDSCEMEIATMLENNSSIVKIGYHFTQQGPRARAAIAITRNNDIIRQQRVR, via the exons ATGTCGAAAAGCGACCCCCGGGACATCGACGAGGATGCCATCCTTAAAGGGATGAGCCCTGAGGAGATAGAGGCGCTAGAGTGTGAGCTGCAGGAGATGGACCCCGAG AATGCCATCCTGCCAGCCGGGTACCGCCAGCGTGACCAGACCAAGAAGAGCCCAACGGGGGCGTTTGACCGTGACGCCCTGCTGGATCACTTAGAGAAAACAGCTCTGGAGCACGAGGACAGAGACGACCTGGTGCCCTTTACTGGCGAGAAGAAAG gGAGAGCATTTGTTCCTAAGGAGGGCCATGGAAAGATCCCCGACCATGAGCAGATCACCCTGGAGCCTGAGCTGGAGGAGGCTCTGAAGAATGCCACAGACGCTGAGATGTGTGACATCGCAG CTATTCTGGGAATGTACACACTGATGAGCAACAAGCAGTACTACGACGCCTTGGGCACCACTGGTACCATCGCCAACACAGAGGGCATCAACA GTGTGGTAAAACCAGATGCATTCAAGGTCTTCCCAGACGAGCCCCCCAACCCCACAAACGTGGAGGAAACCCTTCAGCTGATCCAGAAAAACGACAGCAGCCTGTTTGATGTCAACCTCAACAACATCAAG gACGTTCCCATCCCAACACTGAAAGAGATCTTTGAGGCGATGAAGGGCAACACCCACGTGGAGTATCTGAGCATTGCCGCTACCCGTAGCAACGACCCCGTGGCCTAT GCTGTTGCTGAGATGCTCCAGGAGAACACCACTCTGCAGAGTCTTAACATCGAGTCCAACTTCATCACCTGCGAGGGCATGAATGCCATCGTCAAGGCCATGGCCAACAACAACACGTTGACCGAGATCAAGATCGACAACCAG AGACAGAAACTGGGGGACTCCTGTGAGATGGAGATTGCCACCATGTTGGAGAACAACTCCAGCATCGTAAAGATCGGCTACCACTTCACCCAGCAGGGGCCTCGGGCTAGAGCAGCCATCGCCATCACCAGGAACAACGACATAA TTCGTCAACAGAGAGTAAGATGA